Proteins from a genomic interval of Perognathus longimembris pacificus isolate PPM17 chromosome 14, ASM2315922v1, whole genome shotgun sequence:
- the Lgmn gene encoding legumain, which yields MMWRAAVLLFGLVLGVGAVSVGVDDPEDGGKHWVVIVAGSNGWYNYRHQADACHAYQIIHRNGIPDEQIVVMMYDDIANSEDNPTPGVVINRPNGTDVYKGVLKDYTGEDVTPQNFLAVLRGDAEAVKGKGSGKVLQSGPRDHVFVYFTDHGATGILVFPNDDLHVKDLNDTIHYMHKHKMYQKMVFYIEACESGSMMNHLPHDINVYATTAANPSESSYACYYDEERGTYLGDWYSVNWMEDSDVEDLTKETLHRQYQLVKSHTNTSHVMQYGNKSISSMKLMQFQGVKHRASSPISLPPVAGLDLTPSPEVPLAIMKRRLMATNNWEQSRRLVKQLQQHLDARHIIEKSVHKIVSLLEKSEAKAQRLLTERASLSEHACYQEAVTHFRTHCFNWHSSTYEYALRHLYVLANLCEERYPVQRIKTSMDKVCLDHY from the exons ATGATGTGGCGGGCCGCGGTGCTGCTCTTCGGCCTGGTCCTGGGCGTGGGCGCCGTTTCCGTGGGCGTGGACGACCCCGAGGATGGGGGCAAGCACTGGGTGGTGATCGTCGCGGGCTCCAACGGCTGGTATAATTACCGGCACCAG GCTGACGCGTGCCACGCCTATCAGATCATCCACCGAAATGGGATTCCGGACGAGCAGATCGTCGTGATGATGTATGACGACATTGCCAACTCAGAAGA CAACCCGACCCCGGGCGTGGTGATCAACAGGCCCAACGGCACCGACGTGTACAAGGGCGTGCTGAAGGACTACACTGGAGAG GATGTAACCCCCCAAAACTTCCTTGCTGTGCTGCGGGGTGATGCAGAAGCTGTGAAGGGCAAAGGATCTGGAAAAGTCCTGCAGAG CGGACCCCGGGATCACGTGTTTGTTTACTTCACTGACCACGGAGCTACGGGAATACTGGTGTTTCCCAATGATGAT CTTCATGTCAAGGACCTGAATGACACCATTCACTATATGCACAAACACAAAATGTACCAGAAG ATGGTATTCTACATTGAAGCCTGTGAGTCTGGCTCCATGATGAACCACCTGCCTCACGACATCAATG TCTATGCGACCACCGCCGCCAACCCCAGTGAGTCGTCCTACGCCTGCTACTACGACGAGGAGAGGGGCACGTACCTGGGCGACTGGTACAGCGTCAACTGGATGGAAGACTCGGATGTG GAGGACCTGACCAAAGAGACCCTCCACAGGCAGTACCAGCTGGTGAAGTCCCACACCAACACCAGCCACGTCATGCAGTACGGAAACAAG tccatctcctccatgaaattgatGCAGTTTCAGGGTGTGAAGCACAGAGCCAGCTCCCCCATCTCTCTGCCTCCGGTCGCAGGCCTCGACCTCACCCCGAGCCCCGAGGTGCCCTTGGCCATCATGAAGCGGAGGCTGATGGCCACCAACAATTGGGAGCAGTCTCGGCGTCTGGTCAAGCAGCTCCAGCAGCATCTGGAT GCCAGACACATCATTGAGAAGTCTGTGCACAAAATCGTCTCCTTGCTGGAAAAATCCGAGGCCAAGGCCCAGAGGCTTCTGACGGAGAGAGCCTCGCTCAGTGAGCACGCGTGCTACCAGGAGGCCGTCACTCACTTCCGCACCCACTGCTTCAACTGGCACTCATCCACG TACGAGTACGCCTTGAGACACCTGTACGTGCTGGCCAACCTTTGCGAGGAGCGCTATCCCGTCCAGAG AATAAAGACGTCCATGGACAAGGTGTGCCTTGACCACTACTGA